One window of Medicago truncatula cultivar Jemalong A17 chromosome 2, MtrunA17r5.0-ANR, whole genome shotgun sequence genomic DNA carries:
- the LOC11408401 gene encoding protein LIGHT-DEPENDENT SHORT HYPOCOTYLS 7, with product MSNKGKDIVEGSSRSSIGDDQNQQQQQQIPLSRYESQKRRDWNTFGQYLRNQRPPVALSNCNSNHVLEFLRYLDQFGKTKVHLQGCLFFGQTEPPGPCTCPLKQAWGSLDALIGRLRAAYEENGGLPETNPFASGSIRIYLREVRDSQAKARGIPYKKKKKKRVAIKHNGDTSNLPMQ from the coding sequence ATGTCCAACAAAGGAAAAGACATAGTTGAAGGATCATCAAGATCTTCAATAGGTGATGATCAAAatcagcagcagcaacaacaaattCCGCTTAGTCGATACGAGTCACAAAAGAGAAGAGATTGGAACACTTTTGGACAATACTTAAGGAATCAAAGACCACCAGTGGCACTATCAAATTGTAATTCAAACCATGTTCTTGAATTCCTAAGGTACTTGGATcaatttggaaaaacaaaagtgCACTTACAAGGTTGTTTGTTTTTCGGACAAACCGAACCACCTGGACCATGTACTTGTCCTCTAAAACAAGCTTGGGGAAGTCTTGATGCACTAATTGGAAGATTAAGAGCTGCTTATGAAGAAAATGGTGGATTACCTGAAACTAATCCTTTTGCTAGTGGTTCCATAAGAATCTATCTTCGTGAGGTGAGAGATTCTCAAGCTAAGGCTAGAGGAATTCCttacaagaagaaaaagaagaagagggtTGCAATTAAACATAACGGGGATACCTCAAATTTACCTATGCAGTAA